AAGTTGCCGTTCGTTAAAATAAATTGAAGCCTGTGCAGCAGATTTACCGAGTAAAACACTCCTCTTGTTGAATCATTTACAAGCGAATTTATCTTCTTCTCGAGTGTTCCTATATAATTATTTTCTCTGTCGCCGATTACATCTCTGATTATTCTGTTTCTGTTAGTAAAAATTTGTGAGTAATATATTCCCTGACGCGTTACATCGTAATCATCTTTGAAATTTGTATCGAACTTCTGCTTCTCTGTTAAAATAAATCCTGTCCAGCTGTCGCCGCGTTTACCGCTTATTAAATCGTTCTGTAAATTATTTAAAAATCTTTTTATTTCATTTTGAATGGATGTCTTCTCGCCGCTCTTATATAAGCTATCAAGTAACTGATATCTGTTCGTAGTCTCAAGTAATCCAAGCTCAGGTAAAAACTCCTGCATTAAATAATTATCTATTTCACTCTGCGAACCTTCTGCATAGGTTAAATAATAATTCACAATGTCTTCGCATAATTTATATGCGCATGCTGCTATAATTCTATCAGCAGGATATGAAATCGTCGCCTGTCCTAACGTGGAATATTTTCTTGAAAATGTATTATCTGCTACTGAGTTATCTTCGGGATAAAATCTTTGCTTATACTGAACTAAATTTACTCTTACACCTCTTTTGTAATTCGCAAAATCCGAATTTGAAAAATCTTGGAATATCGTATCTGCCAGCATTTTATAAATATCTTTATTGCTGATATCCGATAGCGATAAATTCTTAGCATTCTCACCGTCTATTAAATACACATCGTCATAAACACCGGGCTGAAAAGTATGCTGCTCATTTTTCTTCCACGATACATTAAAAGTGTTTTTGAGATTGTAATACTCAAGCTCTTTTAATGCAGCATAGCCGTTTGCAAAAACTCTTTCCTTGCCGTATGATTTAAATATATGCGGAAGCATTAAGTAGCACGAAGAGACGGCCTGATTCTTAAAAATATTCCTGATAAGAAATCCCATATCGAGAAACATTCCTGAACCTGTGCCGCCGCTGACCGATGAGATAACATATATGTTGATCTTATCTGTGTTGACGTTCCGAATCTTATGCTTATCTTTTACAATATTTATTGAACGTGAGTCAGTAATTCTTGACTTCGCTGCGGAGAGCTTTGAAACGATTTCATCATAGTTATGAAAAAAAGCAAGTCGCGCTGCCGGGCGAATCTGCCCTGCGCCTGTATTCATCGTACCTAGCTTGGCAATTTCACCTGTAGTGCTGAGCCATTCCTTTATATGAGGAACGTCCTGTATTCTGTAAATGTAATCTGAAGGATTTACTGACTGGAAAACTTTTTCCGACGGGAGAAAATCAATTTCATTAATTAAAAAATCCCTTTCGCGCGCAAGTCCGCTTTCTTCGGAAGGAGCGTTATCCGTATCGATATATAAATATGAAATGATAGGGAAGTCATTCAGCGAGCCGTACTTCTCAACAAACTGTCTGCGTAATCTTAATAATACTTCTTTACCTGTTCCGCCTAAGCCGATTAATATGGTGGGCATAAGCTCCTGAGTTTTTAACTCAAGGGACTTATCTTCCTGATTGTTGGTTACTGTCTTTTTACCTGATAAATCTGCAAATGAAAACGGGTCTTTATTTTCGTTAGCTGCCATAAATTTTCATAAATTTAAATGAGGCCTGTTAATTTTAAATATTAACGTTTTATCTGTACTAAATGTTCCGTTTTTTAAATCTGATTAAAATCTAATAAAACCTTATTAAAGCTCTACGATACTTTCGCCGCCTGCTAACTGAATTGTATTACCTGTAAGCCAGGCCGAATCCGATTTATAATTATCAACTATGAACTGTGCGATATCTTCAGGAGTAGTTAATCTCTTCGAAGGATTTCTTTGTAATGCATTTGCAATGATTGCATCCGCTCCCGGAATTTTATTTAATGCCGGAGTAGAAGTAACGCCTGCGCAGATTGCATTCACTGCTATTCCTTTTCCGCCAAGCTCCATAGCAAGCTGTCGTGTATATGATTCAAGACATGCCTTAGCTGCGGAGACAACTCCGTAGTAAGCAATTTGTCTTGTTCCGCCGGATGAAGTCATGCTGTATATTTTACCTCCTTTAGTCATTAAACCTCTTCTCATCATTCCCTGTGTCCAGTACACAAAGCTGCTTGCCATAACATCTAAAGTCATTTCAAGCTGCTTTCTGTTTACTTCGTTGTTCGGGTCGTCATCAATAAATTTTTTGAGCGAGCCGAATGCAAGCGAGTGAACCATTACTCTTATTGTAGAATCTGAATCGCCGAATTTTTCTTTAATCTTATCAAGAATTTCATTTCTCTTTCCGTCATCAGCAGCATTAACATTGTAAAAATCTGCTTCAACACCCATGCCCTTTATATCAGCGATCTGCTGATTTACATCATCCATAGTTGAAGCTCTGTCTAAATGAACGCCGATTATATTCACGCCGTCCTTAGCAAGTGCCAGTGAAATTGCTTTTCCGAATCCGCTTGATGCGCCGAGTATTAATGCATAATATTTAGTCATTAGAAGGGTATTTATTTTGATTTAATAGCTATTATAGTCATAATGAGACTTATTATAAACAGAAAAATCATCACGACCATGAAGGCAGATGACGTCCAGAACCCTGCTACAAGTCCCCAGATTATAAAAATCCAAATGATTGATACGACAAAGAATAAATTCCAGCTAAGCAGAAGTGACTGTCTGGTAGAACGTTTTTTGTGAAACGATTTGAAAAGCGTAAGCACAAATATGAAAAAGAAAAATCCGAGTCCGCCTGCTGAAAGTAAAATGTAAATGAAAAGCTTCGTATTAGTAAGAGTATTCTCCGATACGGGAGCAGTAAGAACAGAATCGATTTTCTTTACCGTATCTATCGGTGTAACAGGTGGAGCTTGTTGTTGCGGAACAGTCTTATTCGTATCAATTGAAAGCGGATTTACTTTCGATGTATCAGTTTTCTGTCCTGCAGTTGTCTGCTTTTTAGTGGAATCAACTTTAGTCGGGAGATTTGGTTTCCCGATTGAAAGCTGAGTTAAACATAATAAAAAAATTACTGCAAATATTTTAAGCATGGTTTTCAAGTTTCTTGCAAATTTCTATTGTG
This genomic interval from Bacteroidota bacterium contains the following:
- a CDS encoding SDR family oxidoreductase → MTKYYALILGASSGFGKAISLALAKDGVNIIGVHLDRASTMDDVNQQIADIKGMGVEADFYNVNAADDGKRNEILDKIKEKFGDSDSTIRVMVHSLAFGSLKKFIDDDPNNEVNRKQLEMTLDVMASSFVYWTQGMMRRGLMTKGGKIYSMTSSGGTRQIAYYGVVSAAKACLESYTRQLAMELGGKGIAVNAICAGVTSTPALNKIPGADAIIANALQRNPSKRLTTPEDIAQFIVDNYKSDSAWLTGNTIQLAGGESIVEL